The Erigeron canadensis isolate Cc75 chromosome 4, C_canadensis_v1, whole genome shotgun sequence genome window below encodes:
- the LOC122597600 gene encoding uncharacterized protein LOC122597600: MAGRTSRECLQIFCDAIVDTYKTEYLRKPTTHDLHRLFEAHEERHHLPGMIGSLDCTHLHTFFGPPSALNDINVLQQSPLFLPERMGTAPYVPFSVNRRTYRRGYYLVDDIYLTWSTFVKAYKYPTNEKEKMFKTAQEAARKDIERAFGVLKGKWHIIDRPFRQRSLGTIRNLVYACVILHNMIIQDSGRAICLVHIGNPVVRPSSHRDALPEIQDEETHFCLWYDLTEHLAGLNLPHLQPNDDEE; the protein is encoded by the exons ATGGCCGGGAGAACATCACGTGAATGTCTTCAAATTTTTTGTGATGCTATCGTTGACACTTACAAGACCGAATATCTGCGTAAACCAACAACACATGATCTCCATCGTTTGTTTGAAGCACACGAAGAAAGGCATCACTTGCCTGGAATGATCGGTAGTCTAGATTGTACACATCTT CACACCTTTTTTGGTCCTCCGAGTGCTCTAAACGACATCAATGTGCTGCAACAATCTCCCTTGTTCCTCCCCGAGCGTATGGGCACTGCTCCTTATGTTCCATTTAGTGTAAATAGGCGTACTTATAGACGTGGCTACTATCTAGTCGATGACATATATCTTACATGGTCTACGTTTGTTAAAGCGTACAAATACCCGACAAAcgagaaagaaaaaatgttcaaaACGGCACAAGAGGCGGCTCGCAAAGATATTGAACGGGCATTTGGTGTTCTCAAAGGAAAATGGCATATCATTGATCGACCGTTTCGACAACGGTCACTAGGAACAATTAGGAACTTGGTGTATGCGTGTGTGATTctgcacaacatgatcattCAAGATAGTGGTCGTGCGATTTGCCTAGTTCATATAGGAAATCCAGTTGTCCGCCCAAGTAGTCATCGGGACGCCTTACCGGAGATACAGGACGAGGAGACACATTTCTGTCTCTGGTATGATCTGACAGAGCATCTAGCGGGTCTAAACTTACCACACCTCCAGCCGAACGATGATGAGGAGTAG